The nucleotide sequence AAGAAGCAGTCATCctcctaaatgaaaaaaaaaaaacgtgtaACAAACCAATCAGCAGAATGCAGGAGGTTTTGGTAGCcaatacttaaagaagaagttAACGACAAGAATATAACAACAATAGCGGATGAGAAAATGTTAAACGCACATCTTCAATCATACacaatacatatgcaacacacaacacacaacacaACATGAACATTTTCATACAGAGAAAATACATAGAAATAATTTATAAACACACAGAATAATCAGAATTGTATGAACCATAGGGCATAAAACATACACCCTCAAATCATTTCAGCCAAAGCATGGCTGTTGCCTACAACACCATAGCCAAGTACGTCAGCcaaataaaataattcaaaatactATTTAAAATCCAATTCATCTGTCTCTTTATGATAAAATTCTGGAATTTTATGGTTTACCGAATAAAGTGTTAGCAATGAAAGCAAAAATGATTTTACAAAGTTCAATATTACGTTTGTGATAAGCCCTGGTAGTAATTTACAGTCGGAGACAAAGTGATAGTAGTGATATAGGGGTCACAGTTATTTCTTAACGCGAAATAAATGCATAAGGAAGAAGGTATCTAACTCAGCGCGTCAGATGGTAGGATAACGATATCGTTCAGCAAACGTAGTCGTTGGGTAGGATAGGAATTTATCGATTTCGTTCAACGTGCTAAACTTCAGAACATGTTCAGCTCATCTGTTCAGATGGGTAGGTATTCATTCTCTGTTCTACGCACATTTATGTAAATATGAGTTAAAAATGGCCACTTATTTAAGTATAATAATGATATTAACTCTATGGATTACATAAGGACGGTAactaaattatacaaattaaaaatCACGCCAGCTGAGGATTTATTATTTGAATCACATCAAATTTAAGCTTTTGCGCGTCCCAACTCAACGTCAATGTTTCAAAAGATTAAACCCGCTTCAAAATTTGAAGAATTATAATTCCGTAGCATAAACCCTTCAAATAGGTCTACCGCCCAACTACactagactaagagccgctataggtgaaaattcttaatcattttaggcacgacgggaccctataacttaaatagtagaatcTAAAAggaaacgtttgagcactgtgccgtcacttttcagtggcacatgcgtctacagtggcgcatcaaactttccacttatggacgggatacataaattaaaaaataccctccctaattaccagaatttaatttttttcatttttttaagttttatgtgattaagacataacattcatcgtaattttaacccaccacccccttctccctgcccccaccatcaaaaactttatttttcgattttattttttttttggtgggatgcaataaattttaaaatttcaaaaaatttacacgcatagttaaggcttttataaaacaggtctattttttatagacatgtaggttgagtgtacataacctcaaaaaaattaaaaaaaaatttttttgaaaagtatataacttttttttggggatagctgcagatctaattttttcttaggcttgtgtattttatcaaacactatattcctaatttttttcagatttttctgtaacgttagtcaccttgaaaaatccaaaaaactgttttttaagggggttttggggggtttgaacgtgtttttctgatttttaaatattctaaagaactcagttacttcaagttacatataacctataaaaacaaaattgatttgatatattatgaagtctataaaatagggaaaatcccccaaaaccccccaaaaaacagtttttcggatttttgaaggcgGGGAGACTTaaggaaaaatctgaaaaaaattaaaaatatagtgtttcataaaacacacaagattaagaaaaaaagaatgtgtgtgtactttgtacgcacgtaagaagttatacttctattatatgatttaaacgaaattaatatactttttatttatattttgtttaaatattaaactaatttatatttactacttctcaaacatttttattagaacagtgccaaaaattaaaataataaaagaataaaacacacacaaacacattaaacaagccacaatgatgtctgaacattaattgtcgacaatttttttaactaaatacgtattttctgaaaatacaattatataataaatatacttacaatcataaaatgtattaaaaaaaaacaaaaaagaaagtttctattgggactcgaaccagcgctgataagagcggttggtactggaattcatttgccttctccgcttagccacggacactatgtgtcattatttacgaagatcgactaactaaacggattaaacttgtgatattttgatattttgaaaattgatcaaattattttaattttgaattgaaatgatttagaattgaaaaaatacaacaaaacatagagtaaaaaaacaatatattaggtgaatatggatagaaattttgatggtaatcaaattatataaataaaagtattacatatactacattcgctctcgcgagattttttttgacactgacgttagtaatttcttttttgaaaaattcagttgtcagaagtgactggaaattactacaaaaccaacgcacctactcatatccaatattattaatagtaaacagacataaaaataacataaaccttacgccaatcaatatttatttatttaaaccattataatgtattgatagcaaatgagaaaattatttattgtacaaaataaaaatattttgtagaaataaacttcacaaaattttatgagattagtagacactcccactatttctaataattcttctttttttaatgaaagattaagttgatttgagttgattttagcagttaatagtgtgaggtaggaatttttgtgttgtacgattcctattccgaatgtctcaaaaaaaatctcgcgagagcgaatgtagtatactatgtattttggcagatcaaataggtaggtttatacccatgatacattaacaattattacgtacctgttgcttttaaaaactatttaaaagtcactacaatattataaacttttttctttctgtcctcacaacaataaaactaatatattatacatttgtttacctttacctttacctccaaaccacagctgccatatcggataatttttgacatgccatttgaacatccaatcagaacaaagttatagtgcgcatgcgccgggctgataggttttaacatataaaaaaatcaccctctatcgtcggtaaagaagtataacttcaaaaattagacctgcagctattcctcaaaaaaagttatacgcttttttgaaaaaaaaaaaatttcttttaattttttgaggttatgcacactctacctatgggtctataaaaaataggcatgttttataaaagcctcaactatgcgtgtgaattttttgaaattttaaaattgattgcatcccaccaaaaaaaataaaaacgaaaaatgaagtttttgatggggggcagggggaagggggtggtgggttaaaatcacaatgaatcctatgtgttaatcacatagaacttaaaaaaataaaaaaaaattaattctgttagtaagttctcttaacttttgatttatttatcccgtccataagtggaaagtttgatgcgtcactgtcgacgcatgtgccgctgaaaagtgacggcacagtgttcaaacgttttcttttaggttctactatttaagttatagggtcccatcgtgcctaaaatgattaagaaatttcacctatagcggctcttacagccggtttccgaaacgttattcaaatcttCGATCATCTAATCGAGCTGTTagatttgatcaactgttaaccagtGACGAGTTTCTCAAACGTCGAtcatcttaaaattatatgatcGTAGAAAATCGATTATCTGACATACGATTTGGTATCGATACTGTCACAATCGGCTGTCATCCttcaaaatttcattttataaccaaaaaatttCAATCCATAGTAAATAACTACataatttatataattaaaaaatatattaaaaatgagCAATACAAACGGAAATCCTCCACGCAAAAATTATactgagagagagagagaaatgtTTGCTGTTGGAAATAATTGGAAAGTAAGTACGAAATTTTCTAACTTACAGAACAAATTTCTAATTGTATTTTTGTTTTCAGATACAAGCATATTAAATTGAAAACAAATAATGTACCAATGCTATGTCCaccaaccaaaacaatgaaacctGGGAAAAATAGCGCTGAATTTCCCAGAACTCCCAAGCAGCTGAACACTGCATATATAAACTTAAAAAGGGTCACTAGCCAAAAAGTAGCAGAGGAAAATGTAAGTGTATAAAACTTTCGGTTGATTTAGAGCTATATGGATTAATTACATTGCAGATTCAAAAATATAATGAGCAGAAGGTTTTGGACCAGTTGAAGAGAGACCAAACTGCGGACAAAGTAGGTATACTTAAATTTAAAGCTCTTAACACCAGGTCAGTCGAATTACACTATTTCTgagtgaaatatttttataaaaatataatccaATGAAACTAATTTTATGATGGGAACTAACCTAGTGTTGAGACAATAGAAGTTTAGTATTTGAGGGTGTTAACGCCAAAGAGGTGTAAGTCATATTTGTGAAATGATGGAAGTCTTGCTTTATAACTTTGATAAATAGACATTTTTTCATCAGGAAAAGTGGTGTAAGTATTTACAGTAAAAACTTACACACCACTTTTTCTCTGAAGAGGTCTGTCTATATAATATCAAGATTATAAAATAGGGCTTACATCATTTCAAGAATATGACTTACACCACTttgattttaaccctttcattTCTTAATCAGTAATGAACTAATGAATTGTTTTCAGAAAGACATACTTGCAACAGGTGGTGGCACATTTAGGCCTCGTCTCACAGATGTAGGAGCACAAATGTTGAGTTTGATTGGCAATCAAATCCAACCTTTACCCAACAGTTGTGACAGTGCATCTGGTTTCTTCACATCTGGTGAGtccttattttattaatttatttaaataaaggtaactaattttaaatttatttatatatataaagcTTGATCAATATTTCCAATATTATCTGAACAATAACCTGTATATGGTCTTGATCTGGACAAAACTTCTGAATTAGAACATTTTTTTGTTCAGCACGTTATCCACAAATGTAGTAGAGTGACCATTAGTTTAACTATTTAAAACTATTATCTGATAATGCTAGGTTTATGTATTCTATGGATGTAGCAATAGAAAGAAGCCACCTTCTGTTAAAAAGGATGATTAGAAGAGGGAGGTATGGTATAGTCGGTCTAGTCGGTTTTCTAAAGATTAACTTAAGTTTATCCATTGTTTCCGTAAGTATGTACATCCGGATGTAAGTTTTTGAGTGAATCTAGAATGTTTTTGGCATCTGAAAGATTTCCATCTAAATTGGATATTGTATCCTACAGTTCTAAGtcaatttaagattttttgaaaGGTATTATTGTTTAAAGTTTGATTGTTAAAGATATTATTTCTATGTTGATCAATAATAAATCTGAGAACAAGGGTGATAAGCGGTTCCCCATAGCCAGACCTTGTGCCTATCTATAGACatcattaaacaaaaaaaagatcttttgtaaacCAAATTTAAGCAAACTCAAAATATGAGaattaatatcaataaatattattaatatgaattaattattataattatttattccaATTCTAAATTAAGGTAGATTATTCACTTAGCTATTAAGATAGCTAaagtatataaataaaagtaactACCTACTTAATTCGagaaagattttttttataaagaaaaaactatCTGGTACATCTAAaacaattgaatttttttttatttttatagttgCACAAGACAGTCAAGTGGAAGTAGATTACCTACAATTGGAAGACACATAGCAGACATCCAATGTACCCTCTACTTCCACTGTGCTGCTCAGTACACCCACGACAACTGCTGTCCTGCCCAAGAAGACAGCCAAGATGTCTCAGGCtcgttcaaaaaataaaaaagtaaaagatgtAGGGAGCGAAACCCTTAATgtatcttttacaaaaaaaattgaaacagcAAGACTAGAAAAAAGAAGTAAGATAGTatttttcaacaagaaaaaaagaaattttagaagtagagcttcaaataaaaaaattcgaTGTCAATAAATTATTCGGTAATAGTGGTTAGGTATGTAcctaataaagtaattttaaataaaaattgtaatttctttaaataataaaattaatcaaaatgtGTTTTTCAAAGTTTATTTACCCACCTGTTAGAATGAGTTATTACCTACTAGCTTCATCCTCTGCTTCTTTGTCTTAATGCATTCCACAATTCTTCATTTGTTATGGTGTTGGGCCAATACATCTTCAGAATATTTTGTGGgaatctatttacaaaaactcTTCCTTGCATTTCCTTCTGATATTGTTCATGTCTCACTCCCATATCGTAGTATCCCTCACATATAGTAGTATTGATTTGATGATACTATTAAATGTGTTTTGGCTAATTTATGTTGAGATATGATATGAGAGGATTTCAAAGGCCTGTTGTCTGTTGTTCTTTTTCCTATTCTATGTTTAATGTTTGCCTGAACTCCAACTTTTGCACTATTATACTATCAAGATAGCAGAATTCTTTAacctgttttatttcttcttgatTGATGTATAGTTTACCATGCTCACTTATTCCTATTCTCATCTCTACTATCTTATTAGTGATGATTTTAAGACCAACCTCATCTGCCTTTCCCTCCAGCTTCCTTATCACGTTCTTCATGTCATCTATTGTATGTGATATCAAGCAGATATCATATTGCATATCCCAATGTTGGATTTAGTTGGCAACCAAATCTAATCTTTATACAACAGTTGCAGATGGTGCATCTGCTTACTTGCCATGTAGTGAGtccttattttatttaattatttaacaaAAGGTAAGTAgtaattctaaattaaatatttaaaattaaacattatttttttattttcacacTAACACAATATGTTGAAATAGAGCTGAACTAATGCTCCTCTGTAGCACCATCTACATGTGTGGCCCAACATACAGTGAGcatgtaaaggttggaataaattaattttctcgagaatggacgattttggaaaaaaatccagaaaggttaatttttatttttaaattacgactttttggcattattatcatactagtgacgtcacccatctgggcatgattacgtcatcaatgatttttttaaattagaatattggtcgtgtggtggctcatttgaaaggtaattgaattttctaatcagtaatataaacattaacataattacttatacaggctgcccaaaaaaaatttttttgattaaatttattgacataaaaagaagaatataatatgtcatttatttaattcaaaatacattttactgctcttagaaaacagaaagaaatgtttatttgaaaaatattctttgcttttcgcttaaattaaatgttcaaagtgtcaagaggcaggtgggtggctgctttaatattgaatttaagcaaaaaacaatatttatttgtcaaataaacatttttttcctgtattctgatagcagtaaaatgtattttgaattaaataaattacagacattcttctttttatgttaataaatttaattaaaattttttttgga is from Diabrotica virgifera virgifera chromosome 9, PGI_DIABVI_V3a and encodes:
- the LOC114340770 gene encoding uncharacterized protein LOC114340770 — encoded protein: MLCPPTKTMKPGKNSAEFPRTPKQLNTAYINLKRVTSQKVAEENIQKYNEQKVLDQLKRDQTADKKDILATGGGTFRPRLTDVGAQMLSLIGNQIQPLPNSCDSASGFFTSVAQDSQVEVDYLQLEDT